A section of the Microbulbifer pacificus genome encodes:
- the argS gene encoding arginine--tRNA ligase — protein MNIRQQLNDIFQTAMIDAGIPAECSPAVAPAKKAGFGDYQANGAMAAAKKVGSNPRELAAKIVDNLGDQPMIEKVEIAGPGFINIHLSQAWLAETLASARADERLNIAAVTEPQTAVLDYSHPNLAKEMHVGHLRTTIIGDALARLLEFQGHKVIRQNHMGDWGTQFGMLLAHLADQMENQDAEVALKDLEVFYREAKVRFDEEEGFADRAREYVVKLQGGDADCLKLWQRFIDISISHAEEIYAKLGVTLQRGDVYAESQYNDDLPVLVKDLMDRGIAVEDQGAIVAFLPEMADKEGNPSVVIIQKKGGGYLYATTDLAAIRYRANVLKADRILYVVDARQSLHLQQAFTVARKAGYIADEQTLEHCAFGTMMGDDGKPFKTRTGGTVKLAELLDEAVERATALVAAKNPDLSAEQQAEIGRVVGIGAVKYADLSKTRTNDYVFNWESMLAFEGNTAPYLQYAYTRVRSIFRRAGVEPSALTGEIKLATDAERALAIKLTQFGEVLDQVAKDTFPHVLCTYLYELASTYMGFYEACPVLKEGVSEEDKQSRLQLCDLVARTLATGLGLLGINVLEQM, from the coding sequence ATGAATATTCGCCAGCAGCTCAACGACATCTTCCAGACCGCCATGATCGACGCGGGTATCCCCGCTGAGTGCAGCCCGGCGGTGGCACCTGCCAAGAAGGCGGGCTTTGGTGACTACCAGGCCAATGGTGCCATGGCCGCGGCCAAGAAAGTGGGTAGCAATCCGCGCGAGCTGGCAGCGAAGATCGTCGACAACCTCGGCGACCAGCCGATGATCGAGAAGGTGGAAATCGCCGGCCCGGGCTTTATCAACATCCACCTGAGCCAAGCCTGGCTGGCCGAGACCCTGGCCTCCGCCCGCGCCGACGAGCGCCTGAATATCGCCGCCGTGACCGAGCCTCAGACAGCGGTACTGGACTACTCCCACCCCAACCTCGCCAAAGAGATGCACGTGGGCCACCTGCGCACCACCATCATCGGCGACGCACTGGCGCGCCTGCTGGAATTCCAGGGCCACAAGGTGATCCGCCAGAACCATATGGGCGACTGGGGAACCCAGTTTGGCATGCTGCTCGCGCACCTGGCGGACCAGATGGAAAACCAGGACGCCGAAGTGGCACTCAAGGATCTGGAAGTGTTCTACCGCGAAGCCAAGGTCCGCTTCGACGAAGAGGAAGGCTTCGCCGACCGCGCGCGGGAATACGTGGTGAAACTGCAGGGCGGCGACGCCGATTGCCTGAAGCTGTGGCAACGTTTTATCGACATTTCCATCAGCCACGCCGAAGAGATTTACGCAAAACTGGGTGTCACCCTGCAGCGCGGCGATGTGTATGCCGAGAGCCAGTACAACGACGACCTGCCGGTACTGGTGAAAGACCTGATGGACCGCGGTATCGCGGTGGAAGACCAGGGCGCGATCGTCGCCTTCCTGCCGGAAATGGCCGACAAGGAAGGCAACCCCAGCGTCGTCATCATCCAGAAAAAAGGCGGTGGCTACCTCTATGCCACCACCGACCTGGCCGCCATCCGCTACCGCGCCAACGTGCTGAAGGCGGACCGTATTTTGTACGTGGTGGATGCGCGCCAGTCCCTGCACCTGCAACAGGCCTTTACCGTGGCCCGCAAGGCCGGCTATATCGCCGATGAGCAAACTCTGGAGCACTGCGCCTTCGGCACCATGATGGGCGACGACGGCAAGCCGTTCAAAACCCGTACCGGCGGCACCGTGAAACTGGCGGAACTGCTGGACGAAGCGGTAGAGCGCGCCACCGCACTGGTGGCGGCGAAGAACCCGGACCTGAGCGCGGAACAGCAGGCCGAGATCGGCCGCGTGGTGGGCATCGGCGCGGTGAAATATGCCGACCTCAGTAAAACCCGCACCAATGACTATGTCTTCAACTGGGAATCGATGCTGGCGTTCGAGGGCAACACCGCGCCCTACCTGCAATACGCCTACACCCGGGTGCGCAGTATCTTCCGCCGCGCCGGCGTGGAGCCGTCAGCGCTGACCGGAGAAATCAAACTCGCCACCGACGCCGAGCGCGCCCTCGCCATCAAGCTGACCCAGTTCGGCGAAGTACTGGACCAGGTGGCGAAAGACACATTCCCCCATGTGCTGTGTACTTATCTGTACGAACTGGCCAGCACCTATATGGGCTTCTACGAGGCCTGCCCGGTGCTGAAAGAAGGTGTGAGCGAGGAAGACAAGCAGAGCCGCCTGCAGCTGTGCGACCTGGTAGCGCGCACCCTGGCCACGGGCCTTGGTCTGCTCGGAATTAACGTTCTGGAGCAGATGTAA
- a CDS encoding diguanylate cyclase domain-containing protein, whose translation MAYINTLRFKASLFSLLLVVAMCLFFILLGNGSLQSLLAKSREQRHLNFQFQITGLLQESRQELARLAELMALNARGRISSREELRKSLDRQWPILQQSWDLHALKIYDAGSKPLLSWGSPHNNLSAEQVSEVLLHGQSLELVRCELICVQSLSVPMRARDGDYLLQVDRPLTEQLRRFREMTGTDIGILSAVRSEAPRDAGGRYLAGWRREVLSLTSRERMLPLLNRVAAEVKNLSGLQRARSHTLAQRQFDVRTMSVDVDPTGAQFVFIEDVSAQVEHIEESLQLLLLFSVLGALIFCAAVAGSLWRPIVRLRRLAEALPLLTNGRFNDARQLIRPVHKSLDRFDELDVLDNTGLTVCDQLEDMNDMVSRKTAQLEQIAMHDSLTGLDNRYSLLEQLEFHLELSRHQPDAVSERGYLFFIDLDDFKQVNDTLGHQSGDELLCVVARRLLSAMRCGDIVARLGGDEFCVFVRSIREPEAYRVLAEKLLNTVAQPVKISDDLITVTMSVGVVAVEDKNETLESILQKADMAMYHAKRHGKNKYQLYSPNLPGLSVTATDNVVLPLELVTAKPHR comes from the coding sequence TTGGCCTATATCAACACCCTGCGCTTCAAAGCCAGCCTGTTCTCGCTGCTGCTGGTGGTGGCCATGTGCCTGTTCTTTATTTTGCTGGGTAACGGCAGCCTGCAGTCCCTGCTGGCGAAAAGCCGGGAGCAGCGTCATCTCAATTTTCAGTTTCAGATTACCGGACTTTTGCAGGAGTCTCGGCAGGAGCTCGCGCGCCTGGCGGAGCTGATGGCGCTCAATGCGCGCGGCAGGATTTCCTCCCGTGAGGAGCTGCGCAAAAGCCTCGATCGCCAGTGGCCGATCCTGCAGCAGAGCTGGGATCTCCACGCCCTGAAAATCTACGACGCCGGCAGCAAGCCGCTGCTGAGCTGGGGGTCGCCCCACAACAACCTGAGTGCCGAGCAGGTGAGCGAGGTGTTGCTGCACGGGCAGTCTCTGGAGCTGGTGCGTTGCGAGCTGATCTGTGTGCAGAGCCTGTCGGTGCCGATGCGCGCCCGCGACGGTGATTACCTGCTGCAAGTGGATCGACCGCTGACGGAACAACTGCGGCGCTTCCGGGAAATGACCGGCACCGATATCGGTATCCTGTCAGCCGTGCGCAGCGAGGCCCCGCGGGACGCCGGTGGCAGGTATCTTGCCGGATGGCGGCGGGAAGTGCTCTCGCTCACCTCCCGCGAGCGAATGCTGCCGCTGCTGAACCGCGTGGCGGCAGAGGTGAAAAACTTGAGCGGGTTGCAGCGGGCACGGTCGCACACGCTGGCGCAGCGCCAGTTCGACGTCCGTACCATGAGTGTGGATGTGGATCCGACAGGGGCGCAATTTGTGTTTATCGAGGATGTCTCCGCGCAGGTGGAGCACATCGAGGAGTCGCTGCAACTGCTATTGCTGTTCTCGGTGCTCGGGGCGTTGATTTTCTGTGCCGCGGTGGCGGGTAGTTTGTGGCGGCCCATCGTGCGCTTGAGGCGGCTGGCGGAGGCGCTGCCACTGCTCACCAACGGCCGCTTCAACGATGCGCGCCAGTTGATCCGCCCGGTACACAAATCCCTGGACCGCTTTGACGAACTGGATGTACTGGATAACACCGGCCTCACCGTGTGCGACCAGCTGGAAGACATGAACGACATGGTGAGCCGCAAGACCGCGCAGCTGGAACAGATTGCCATGCACGACAGCCTCACCGGGCTCGACAACCGTTACAGCCTGCTGGAACAGTTGGAATTTCATCTTGAGCTGTCGCGCCATCAGCCGGACGCTGTGAGCGAGCGCGGCTATCTGTTCTTTATCGACCTGGACGACTTCAAGCAGGTGAACGATACCCTCGGCCACCAGAGCGGCGACGAACTGTTGTGCGTGGTGGCGCGCAGGCTGCTCAGCGCAATGCGCTGTGGCGACATCGTGGCGCGACTCGGTGGGGATGAGTTCTGTGTATTCGTGCGCTCGATTCGCGAGCCCGAGGCCTACCGGGTTCTGGCGGAAAAACTGCTCAACACCGTGGCGCAACCGGTAAAAATCAGCGACGACCTGATCACCGTCACCATGAGTGTGGGGGTGGTGGCGGTGGAAGATAAAAACGAGACCCTGGAATCCATTCTGCAGAAGGCGGATATGGCGATGTACCACGCCAAGCGCCACGGCAAAAACAAATACCAGCTGTATTCCCCCAACCTGCCGGGGCTGTCTGTGACGGCGACCGACAATGTGGTCCTGCCACTGGAACTGGTGACGGCCAAGCCGCACCGATAA
- a CDS encoding putative signal transducing protein has protein sequence MASKIFTTNDQLLGSYLRNLMESAGYSVLTQKTRIETPQEQQGFGNLDWHSELWLIHDADLANAQQFLQQALSRDSA, from the coding sequence ATGGCGAGTAAGATTTTCACCACCAACGACCAGCTGCTCGGCAGCTACCTACGCAACCTGATGGAATCCGCCGGCTATTCGGTGCTTACCCAGAAAACCCGCATTGAAACGCCGCAGGAGCAGCAGGGATTTGGCAATCTCGACTGGCACTCGGAACTGTGGCTGATCCACGACGCGGATCTCGCCAACGCCCAGCAGTTTCTGCAGCAGGCGCTGTCTCGCGACAGCGCCTGA